A stretch of Candidatus Vicinibacter affinis DNA encodes these proteins:
- a CDS encoding TolC family protein — MKKKSILILSLLACFNLFGQSGNEFNLEQAINYARLNSSTLNIQKLEIRDAKDQILEYKSIGIPKLNASVGYNHFINIPTSILPDFISPAVYGVLFDENVLPRRDINYGSGFPAQFGLKNSLTAGVQLSTLIFDGSFLVGLKAQKLYSDLIQLQVNQTEADLRYRVTKAYMGALSIKENLTILDKNIENLEKVYKEVNEIYKVGFSEKLDVDRIELSLQTLKTEREKLTRLDGITQNVLKFQMNYPLDKDLVQTESFKQILDKSYLEIMDPSFKLNTQLRPEYPVIAKGLELTEINIRRLKASYLPSLSGFVSHQEVLQRNNLFDNAENSWFPTTIAGLNLNIPIFDGLDRKAKINRAKTQNEKTKMQFAEFERGVDLEFQNAKTQYINALATLESRKKSLDLADRIYLTTKTKFKEGVGSSLEITQAERDLYSAQANVLEAQYNLIQSKVDLDKALGKI; from the coding sequence ATGAAAAAAAAATCAATCCTAATCCTATCGCTGCTTGCTTGCTTTAATCTGTTTGGGCAGTCCGGCAATGAATTCAATTTGGAACAAGCCATTAATTACGCCAGGCTGAACAGCAGTACCCTGAATATTCAAAAACTTGAAATTCGTGATGCAAAAGATCAAATCCTGGAATACAAGTCCATCGGAATCCCAAAATTAAACGCATCTGTCGGTTACAATCATTTCATAAACATCCCCACCAGCATCCTCCCCGATTTCATTTCACCCGCGGTGTATGGTGTGTTGTTTGATGAAAATGTGCTTCCAAGAAGAGATATAAATTACGGCTCAGGCTTTCCTGCCCAATTTGGATTAAAAAATAGCCTTACAGCCGGAGTCCAATTGAGCACCTTGATCTTTGACGGAAGTTTTTTGGTGGGACTCAAAGCGCAGAAACTTTATTCTGATTTAATACAACTTCAGGTTAATCAGACCGAGGCAGATCTGAGATACAGAGTTACAAAAGCTTATATGGGCGCTCTTTCGATCAAAGAGAATTTGACCATACTGGATAAAAACATAGAAAATCTGGAAAAAGTCTACAAGGAGGTAAACGAAATTTACAAGGTTGGCTTTTCTGAAAAACTGGACGTAGATCGCATCGAATTATCATTGCAGACACTGAAAACGGAACGTGAAAAACTTACCAGACTTGATGGCATCACTCAAAACGTTCTTAAATTCCAAATGAATTATCCACTGGATAAAGATTTAGTACAGACAGAGTCCTTCAAACAAATTCTGGATAAATCTTATTTGGAAATTATGGATCCTTCGTTCAAACTCAACACACAATTAAGACCGGAATATCCAGTAATTGCCAAAGGTCTTGAACTGACCGAAATTAACATCAGGCGGTTAAAAGCATCTTACCTTCCCAGCCTATCCGGTTTTGTCAGTCATCAGGAAGTATTGCAACGCAATAATCTTTTTGACAACGCTGAAAATTCCTGGTTCCCAACGACCATCGCGGGACTCAACCTCAATATTCCAATTTTTGATGGATTGGATCGCAAGGCAAAAATCAATCGAGCTAAAACACAAAACGAAAAAACGAAAATGCAATTTGCTGAATTTGAAAGAGGGGTTGATCTTGAATTTCAAAATGCAAAAACGCAATACATCAATGCTTTGGCTACCCTTGAATCGAGGAAGAAATCTCTGGATCTGGCAGATCGCATTTACCTGACCACAAAAACAAAATTCAAGGAAGGCGTCGGTTCTTCTCTGGAAATAACCCAGGCTGAAAGAGATCTCTATTCTGCTCAGGCCAATGTCCTGGAAGCGCAGTATAACCTTATACAATCAAAGGTTGATTTGGACAAAGCCTTGGGGAAAATCTAA
- a CDS encoding c-type cytochrome, with protein sequence MSFLLFCSCNNGRNDQGNSLTGKQIFKSNCVSCHGVMGDLMTNGARNLKQSTLSLEERIMIIRDGRNVMTSFREKLSNDQIRKVAEHTLTLRDTISTDGK encoded by the coding sequence TTGAGCTTTCTTTTGTTTTGTTCCTGCAATAATGGGCGCAATGATCAGGGCAATTCTTTGACCGGCAAGCAGATTTTTAAATCCAATTGTGTAAGTTGTCATGGTGTAATGGGAGATCTGATGACCAATGGTGCACGGAATTTGAAACAATCCACCTTGAGCCTGGAAGAAAGAATCATGATTATTAGAGATGGACGGAATGTCATGACCTCGTTCAGGGAAAAATTGAGCAATGATCAAATTCGCAAAGTGGCAGAGCACACCTTGACTTTAAGAGATACGATCTCCACTGATGGAAAATAA
- a CDS encoding NAD-dependent epimerase/dehydratase family protein gives MENKGILLTGASGFLGSYVHKALMNQVEKPVWACYHHRIPENASGQWLCIDLLNPSEVEEILPKIDTIIHLAGKISYQKKDRDSLRKSNMHMTRELVNSALAFGVKNFILMSSASTMAKSIQPLVFTDKPSSSPVFHSYYARTKFESELEVRRGEAEGLQIAILNPSLILGTGDWSKGSPSVIARIATGLPAYPAGSLGLVGAEDVANVVVKIVKEELWGKQLMLNAETWTYQKFIYTICEMLNRKPPQYRSNGILSNLAVLKDTLLSRLQKKQNIITGETAFMSAQSFSYGCGWSNQLANLKYQPVEAILKKMLNEYINK, from the coding sequence ATGGAAAATAAGGGCATACTCTTGACCGGAGCTTCGGGTTTTTTAGGATCCTATGTTCACAAGGCATTAATGAATCAAGTTGAGAAGCCGGTGTGGGCTTGTTACCATCATCGAATTCCGGAAAATGCCTCCGGACAATGGCTTTGTATCGATCTGTTAAATCCTTCAGAGGTGGAGGAAATTTTACCTAAAATTGACACCATCATACATTTGGCCGGAAAAATCAGTTACCAGAAAAAAGACCGGGATTCACTTAGGAAGTCAAATATGCATATGACTCGCGAACTTGTCAACAGCGCACTTGCTTTTGGTGTGAAGAATTTTATATTAATGAGTTCCGCTTCTACCATGGCAAAATCCATCCAACCATTGGTCTTTACCGATAAACCATCTTCCTCTCCAGTGTTCCATAGCTATTATGCGCGTACCAAGTTTGAATCAGAGTTGGAAGTGAGAAGAGGTGAAGCGGAAGGGTTGCAGATTGCCATTTTAAATCCTTCCTTAATCCTCGGTACAGGAGATTGGAGCAAGGGGTCCCCATCCGTCATTGCCAGGATAGCTACCGGACTTCCTGCCTACCCTGCGGGGAGTCTGGGGTTGGTGGGAGCTGAGGATGTGGCCAATGTGGTTGTAAAGATTGTTAAAGAAGAATTGTGGGGGAAGCAACTCATGTTGAATGCTGAAACCTGGACCTACCAAAAATTCATTTATACCATTTGTGAGATGTTAAATAGGAAACCTCCGCAATATCGGTCAAATGGGATTCTGTCCAACCTGGCCGTCCTGAAAGATACCCTTTTGAGCAGGCTTCAAAAAAAGCAAAATATCATCACTGGCGAAACAGCGTTTATGAGTGCTCAATCGTTCTCCTACGGCTGCGGTTGGTCCAATCAATTGGCAAATCTTAAATATCAGCCAGTAGAAGCAATTTTGAAGAAGATGTTAAATGAATATATCAATAAATAG
- a CDS encoding T9SS type A sorting domain-containing protein, giving the protein MKRILLFAFLLTMVSGLSAQKVVCLVNSPANIAGDKVFVPAGYGADLSTGTWTADAVIAEPLLACGALTNAAAMAGKIALIERGTCNFDQKCLNAQNAGAIGVVVMNHNITASRGGAPFVMGVATANIASQVTIPCVMVGYDVNVALKAAIAAGAVNITLGVVTKQENDLAMYTKVTTNYTEPYIFNSSWGAIPQGLLRADDDFPFQPGGFFNNIGSKDQTNVNLTATITKGGSEVFKNTTTDNITVEVDSTRGLLNDAFVLNKVSGNRIGSYQCTYNVTSGATELLSSDNVLTSTFDVTTNLLCKSRINAAAKAPLANQYWGGGTGFRELLSPFLLKYGKGVQIDSIFSEVASNEPLAGLYMEGRLYRWNDLNADNDIQNDEMETVAIGSYTFPGTASGNFGTIRVGLEDLNTGDPFHTVTEDGRLYFAAITYQGGANSLFNAYDAFNGQRQYFNLKDGLQELGFQDWPYISVRSQDAVTGGPNMDEAGLFYIDDNGDATAQDEEVCFFAPSIAMQMTVVVNNNDISNEIDVNIKLTPNPVKDQLIAEIKLPEATVVNYQIIDAQGHLVFNKDEKTASKDINTTFNLSGLSSGQYFLKVNTPKGFVKKAFTKVN; this is encoded by the coding sequence ATGAAAAGAATTTTACTTTTTGCTTTTTTACTCACTATGGTTTCCGGACTTTCTGCCCAGAAGGTAGTTTGTCTGGTTAACTCACCAGCAAATATTGCCGGGGACAAAGTTTTCGTTCCGGCCGGGTATGGTGCTGACTTAAGTACAGGTACCTGGACTGCGGATGCTGTCATTGCTGAGCCACTTCTTGCTTGCGGTGCGTTGACCAACGCGGCTGCTATGGCAGGAAAAATTGCCCTTATTGAAAGGGGAACTTGTAATTTTGATCAAAAATGTCTGAACGCGCAAAACGCCGGAGCAATCGGCGTGGTCGTAATGAACCACAACATCACTGCAAGCCGTGGTGGAGCTCCTTTTGTAATGGGTGTTGCGACCGCCAACATTGCCAGTCAGGTAACCATTCCATGTGTCATGGTAGGTTATGATGTCAATGTAGCTTTAAAGGCTGCAATTGCTGCAGGCGCTGTTAACATTACACTTGGGGTGGTAACCAAACAAGAAAATGATCTTGCGATGTACACAAAAGTAACCACCAATTACACAGAACCGTATATTTTTAACTCCTCCTGGGGCGCTATCCCGCAAGGATTACTTCGCGCAGATGATGATTTTCCTTTCCAACCGGGTGGATTTTTTAACAACATTGGTTCAAAAGATCAAACCAATGTTAATCTTACTGCAACCATTACTAAAGGTGGTTCCGAAGTATTTAAAAACACGACCACTGACAACATTACTGTTGAAGTAGATTCTACAAGAGGTCTTTTGAATGATGCATTTGTTTTGAATAAAGTAAGTGGCAACAGAATTGGATCTTATCAGTGTACTTACAATGTTACCTCAGGAGCTACTGAACTCTTATCTTCCGATAATGTTTTGACCAGTACATTCGATGTTACTACCAATTTATTGTGCAAAAGCCGTATAAACGCCGCTGCAAAAGCACCATTGGCCAACCAATATTGGGGTGGAGGAACTGGATTCAGAGAATTGTTGTCCCCTTTCTTGTTGAAATATGGTAAAGGTGTTCAGATTGACAGTATCTTCTCAGAAGTTGCTTCTAATGAGCCTTTGGCTGGACTTTATATGGAAGGAAGACTTTATCGTTGGAATGATTTGAATGCAGACAATGACATTCAAAATGACGAAATGGAAACTGTTGCGATCGGTTCTTATACTTTCCCGGGAACTGCTTCCGGTAACTTTGGAACCATCCGAGTTGGTTTGGAAGACCTGAATACAGGAGATCCATTCCACACTGTAACTGAAGACGGCAGACTTTATTTTGCTGCCATCACTTATCAGGGAGGTGCCAATTCATTATTTAATGCTTATGATGCTTTCAATGGTCAAAGACAATATTTTAATCTTAAAGATGGACTTCAGGAGTTGGGATTCCAAGACTGGCCTTATATCTCAGTAAGATCTCAGGATGCCGTAACCGGAGGTCCTAATATGGATGAGGCTGGATTGTTCTACATTGATGACAACGGAGATGCAACAGCTCAGGATGAAGAAGTTTGCTTTTTTGCTCCATCAATTGCAATGCAGATGACGGTTGTTGTAAATAATAATGACATCAGCAACGAAATCGATGTAAACATCAAATTGACTCCAAATCCAGTAAAAGATCAGTTGATCGCTGAAATCAAATTACCTGAAGCAACCGTGGTGAATTATCAAATCATCGATGCTCAGGGTCACCTTGTTTTCAACAAAGACGAAAAGACTGCTTCAAAGGACATCAATACTACCTTTAACCTTTCCGGTTTAAGCTCTGGTCAATATTTCCTTAAAGTAAATACTCCTAAAGGTTTTGTGAAAAAAGCCTTTACAAAAGTGAATTAA
- a CDS encoding segregation/condensation protein A, whose product MSYTIKLEQFEGPFDLLLFFIERDELDIHDIPIAKITEDFLEFIRQCQTLNLDLASEFILVAATLIRIKAKMLIPRKELDENNLEIDPRSELIQKLLEYKAVKDVISELSNMEDNQSLKLPRGNIQKEFELLSQKALVDAEWETLSLFNLLKVFQKVVERFNKPTSVVHKIFNYEYQISDQQDRIFSSLRSKGRIDFVEVFETCENRIHAIVTFLAMLELINLQQLKIIKGEGLNQFWLEENLDEDVPINENRVIENQDSEEEDISEINE is encoded by the coding sequence ATGAGCTATACCATTAAATTAGAGCAGTTTGAAGGTCCTTTTGACCTATTGCTGTTTTTTATTGAAAGGGATGAGCTCGACATTCACGACATTCCGATTGCCAAGATCACCGAAGATTTCCTGGAATTCATCCGCCAGTGCCAGACCCTAAACCTTGATCTGGCAAGCGAATTCATCTTGGTGGCGGCAACTTTGATCAGGATCAAAGCTAAAATGCTGATACCCCGCAAGGAATTGGATGAAAACAATCTTGAAATCGACCCTCGTTCTGAACTGATCCAAAAACTCCTTGAGTACAAAGCCGTAAAGGATGTCATTTCTGAACTCTCCAATATGGAGGACAACCAATCACTTAAATTACCACGGGGAAATATTCAAAAGGAATTCGAACTTCTTTCACAGAAAGCTCTGGTTGATGCAGAATGGGAAACACTCAGTCTCTTCAATTTGCTAAAAGTCTTTCAGAAAGTGGTGGAAAGGTTTAATAAACCTACCTCAGTTGTACACAAAATATTTAATTACGAATATCAGATTTCAGATCAGCAGGACAGAATTTTTTCCAGCCTGAGAAGCAAAGGCCGTATTGATTTTGTGGAAGTATTTGAGACTTGCGAAAACCGAATACATGCCATTGTTACTTTTCTGGCGATGCTGGAATTGATCAATCTTCAGCAACTTAAAATCATCAAAGGCGAGGGACTAAATCAATTCTGGTTAGAAGAAAATCTCGACGAAGATGTTCCAATAAATGAAAATCGGGTGATTGAAAATCAGGATTCTGAAGAAGAAGATATTTCAGAAATCAACGAGTAA
- a CDS encoding SAM-dependent methyltransferase, with product MQKASLHLIPFPLTGAPISQMSIEAMEAARLLDCFLAERGKTARHFIKALSHPLPQSAIEVVEIGENLVDNFNWLLGKINSGHSVGLVSEAGMPCIADPGAELVKFAHKHGIRVVPHAGPNSMMMALMASGFSGQQYQFHGYLPAKKELLRESLIKLGQTALNSPISHIFMETPYRNKQMFQIAFSVLPQSLDLSIATGLGSSDEIIKTMNVKLWKTENLDAFTDKPSIFILSKP from the coding sequence ATGCAAAAAGCCAGTCTCCACTTAATTCCGTTTCCACTGACAGGTGCCCCCATAAGCCAAATGTCCATAGAGGCGATGGAAGCAGCCAGGTTATTAGATTGTTTTTTGGCTGAACGCGGCAAGACTGCAAGACATTTTATCAAAGCCCTGTCGCATCCTTTGCCACAGTCAGCCATAGAGGTGGTAGAAATTGGTGAGAACCTGGTAGATAATTTCAACTGGCTTCTTGGTAAGATCAATTCCGGTCACTCTGTTGGACTGGTGTCAGAAGCAGGAATGCCCTGCATTGCAGACCCGGGTGCAGAATTGGTAAAATTTGCTCACAAGCACGGAATCAGGGTGGTTCCACACGCAGGACCCAACAGCATGATGATGGCATTGATGGCTTCCGGATTTTCGGGGCAGCAGTATCAATTCCATGGGTATCTTCCGGCTAAGAAAGAGTTGTTGAGGGAAAGTCTGATCAAATTAGGGCAAACTGCCCTTAATTCACCCATCAGTCATATATTTATGGAAACACCCTACCGCAATAAACAAATGTTTCAGATCGCTTTTTCTGTTTTGCCACAGAGCCTTGACCTTAGTATTGCAACAGGTTTGGGTAGTTCTGATGAAATAATAAAAACCATGAATGTCAAATTGTGGAAGACAGAAAATCTCGATGCATTTACTGACAAGCCATCCATTTTTATTTTGTCAAAGCCGTAA
- a CDS encoding glycosyltransferase family 4 protein, with amino-acid sequence MEGIGWYSHELIRCMVAQHPEHEFHLIFDRPFAPEFIFNKNVQAHIINPPARHPILWWIWFEISLPNLMRKIKPDIFLSPDGYCSLRLTVPQLMITHDLAFCHYPRQVPFLVRWYYKIFVPRYIAKARHVFAVSEATKQDIIKQYKTSPTKISIAYNGCREEFKPASQAQINNIRLQYSEGKPYLLFVGAMHPRKNVHHLIKGFDWFKDQTSSDYKLILVGRKAWLTEEIDDAYKNAKHQSDIIFLPYLDKEELVRVTSAAWACVAPSYLEGFGVPVLEALNCDVPVLVSNRFSLPEVAGPGGLLFEPDDPQSIGQAIMKLYNEKDHSERLNLGRIHRQKFSWSQTAQSVFEKILKISMS; translated from the coding sequence ATGGAAGGGATTGGCTGGTACAGTCACGAGCTGATCCGCTGTATGGTGGCGCAGCATCCTGAACATGAGTTCCATTTGATTTTTGACAGACCTTTTGCACCTGAATTTATTTTTAATAAAAATGTGCAGGCTCATATTATAAACCCTCCTGCCAGGCATCCCATACTCTGGTGGATCTGGTTTGAAATTTCCCTTCCCAATTTAATGAGAAAAATAAAACCGGATATTTTTTTGAGTCCGGATGGTTATTGCAGTCTACGTCTTACCGTTCCACAATTAATGATCACACACGATCTGGCGTTCTGCCATTATCCCAGGCAAGTACCTTTTCTGGTGAGATGGTATTATAAAATTTTTGTTCCGCGATACATCGCCAAAGCCAGGCATGTATTTGCTGTTTCTGAAGCAACCAAGCAAGATATTATAAAACAGTACAAGACTTCTCCAACAAAAATATCCATTGCCTACAATGGATGCAGAGAGGAATTCAAACCTGCTTCGCAAGCACAAATTAATAATATCCGGTTACAATACAGTGAAGGGAAACCTTACCTGCTTTTTGTGGGGGCCATGCATCCACGTAAAAATGTGCATCATCTTATTAAAGGTTTTGATTGGTTTAAAGACCAGACCTCCTCTGATTACAAATTGATTCTGGTGGGTCGCAAGGCATGGTTGACGGAAGAAATTGATGATGCCTATAAGAATGCAAAACATCAGTCTGACATTATTTTTCTACCCTATCTGGACAAAGAAGAGCTTGTGCGGGTAACCAGTGCTGCATGGGCTTGTGTTGCTCCTTCCTATCTGGAAGGATTTGGAGTTCCTGTATTGGAAGCTTTAAATTGTGATGTGCCTGTGCTGGTGTCCAACAGATTCTCCTTACCGGAGGTGGCAGGTCCCGGAGGATTACTTTTTGAACCGGATGATCCCCAATCCATTGGACAGGCGATCATGAAATTATACAATGAAAAAGATCACAGTGAACGCCTCAACTTAGGTCGTATCCACCGTCAAAAATTCTCCTGGTCACAAACCGCTCAATCTGTTTTTGAAAAGATATTGAAAATATCAATGAGTTGA
- the nadB gene encoding L-aspartate oxidase: MYKSDVLIIGTGIAGLSTAIQIARKRPDISISLVSKTNKEECNTRYAQGGIAAVWDLKEDDVQKHIADTLDAGDGLCDEKIVSIVVKEGPQRVQELIDWGTRFDKINTEQYDLAMEGGHSEKRILHYRDLTGAEIERALIEKASSYSNIRFLEHYYAIDVLTQHHLGYNVTRVMENINCYGAYLLNLQNLEVETHLAKITVLATGGAGQIYKSTTNPIIATGDGIAMMYRAKGHVENMEFVQFHPTSLYNPTGENPSFLISEAVRGFGGILKTRDGKEFMHKYDERLSLAPRDIVARAIDSEMKASGDEYVCLDCRHLDEAAFVAHFPTIHHKCVSLGIDPMKQMIPVVPACHYMCGGIKVDEFGQSTIHNLFACGECTSTGLHGANRLASNSLLEGAVFGYRIASTLVDKIDQIDFNVQIPEWDAHGTVLPKEMVLITQSIKELKDLMSYYVGIVRSNVRLKRSLDRLHLLYQETEDLYHNTVLSPQLCELRNLITIGYLVARSASMRKESRGLHFTTDYMDQHSFIQSSVL; encoded by the coding sequence GTGTATAAATCTGACGTACTGATCATAGGAACCGGAATTGCCGGACTTTCCACAGCGATTCAAATTGCCAGGAAAAGACCGGATATCTCCATCTCCCTGGTGTCTAAAACCAATAAGGAGGAGTGCAATACACGGTATGCCCAGGGTGGGATAGCAGCTGTTTGGGATTTGAAGGAAGACGATGTTCAAAAGCACATTGCTGATACCCTGGATGCCGGCGATGGACTGTGTGATGAAAAAATTGTAAGTATTGTAGTCAAGGAAGGACCACAAAGGGTGCAGGAATTGATTGATTGGGGAACGAGATTTGACAAGATCAACACAGAACAATATGATCTGGCCATGGAAGGTGGTCATTCAGAAAAGAGAATCCTCCATTACAGGGATTTAACAGGAGCCGAAATAGAAAGAGCCTTGATAGAAAAAGCCTCTTCCTATTCCAATATCCGTTTTCTGGAACATTATTATGCCATCGATGTACTCACGCAACATCATTTGGGTTACAATGTAACCAGGGTAATGGAAAATATAAATTGCTATGGCGCCTATTTGTTGAATTTGCAAAATTTGGAAGTGGAAACTCACCTGGCTAAAATTACCGTTTTGGCAACCGGCGGTGCAGGACAGATCTATAAATCTACCACGAATCCGATCATTGCCACCGGCGACGGAATTGCGATGATGTACAGGGCAAAAGGCCATGTGGAAAATATGGAATTTGTTCAATTTCACCCTACATCTCTATATAATCCGACCGGAGAAAATCCCTCTTTCCTCATTTCAGAGGCCGTAAGAGGTTTTGGGGGTATTTTGAAAACTAGAGATGGTAAAGAGTTCATGCACAAGTACGATGAGCGCTTGTCCCTGGCTCCAAGAGATATTGTAGCAAGAGCCATCGACTCTGAGATGAAAGCGAGTGGCGATGAATATGTCTGTCTCGATTGCAGACATCTTGATGAAGCAGCTTTTGTTGCACATTTTCCTACCATCCATCACAAGTGTGTTTCTCTGGGGATTGATCCAATGAAACAGATGATTCCGGTGGTCCCGGCCTGTCACTATATGTGTGGAGGAATAAAGGTGGATGAATTTGGACAAAGTACCATCCATAATTTATTTGCATGCGGAGAATGTACTTCAACAGGTTTGCACGGAGCGAACAGGCTTGCTTCCAATTCATTGCTGGAGGGGGCTGTATTTGGTTATCGAATTGCCTCTACGCTGGTAGATAAAATAGACCAGATTGATTTCAATGTTCAGATTCCTGAATGGGATGCTCATGGAACCGTGTTGCCGAAAGAAATGGTATTGATCACACAAAGTATCAAGGAATTGAAGGACCTGATGTCTTATTACGTTGGCATCGTTCGGTCTAACGTGAGGTTAAAGCGTTCTCTGGATCGCTTGCATCTGTTGTATCAGGAGACAGAAGATTTATACCACAACACCGTTCTGTCGCCACAATTGTGCGAACTGCGTAATTTGATCACCATTGGATACCTGGTAGCCAGATCAGCCAGCATGCGTAAGGAAAGCAGAGGATTGCACTTTACCACCGATTACATGGATCAGCATTCATTCATCCAATCCAGCGTCCTGTAA
- a CDS encoding RecX family transcriptional regulator, which produces MSKIYSTKEILLEKMKHFCSYQERCHKEVLDKMFSLKIDAEWRDEILLDLMRDDFINEERYARSIVRGKFKINSWGKVKIRQSLKQNGITDKLISMAFDEIDDADYLDKIKVLLKKKYALLHKESEPVRSHKTTQHLMQKGYEHPLVMEVFNQLKLQDAGLDE; this is translated from the coding sequence ATGTCTAAAATATATTCCACCAAAGAAATACTCCTGGAAAAAATGAAGCACTTTTGCAGCTACCAGGAAAGATGCCACAAAGAAGTTTTAGATAAAATGTTTTCGCTAAAAATTGATGCAGAATGGCGCGATGAAATTCTGCTGGATCTCATGCGTGATGATTTTATCAATGAAGAAAGATATGCCCGCAGCATCGTCAGAGGTAAATTTAAAATCAATTCCTGGGGTAAAGTTAAAATAAGGCAAAGTCTGAAACAAAATGGCATCACAGATAAACTGATCTCAATGGCATTTGACGAAATTGACGATGCCGATTATCTTGATAAAATCAAGGTTTTACTCAAAAAAAAATATGCTTTGTTGCACAAAGAATCTGAACCTGTTCGGTCTCACAAAACCACTCAACACTTGATGCAAAAAGGCTATGAACATCCTTTGGTCATGGAAGTGTTCAACCAATTAAAATTACAGGACGCTGGATTGGATGAATGA
- a CDS encoding HAD family phosphatase, with amino-acid sequence MIPTKPKALIFDFGNVLLNLNEDLSWEGFKAIMDPSLTTDIFEMVFHPFERGDISEDSFFNRLQRRSYHVHDGAEYVKIWNAMLLDFPPHRFEFLKSLRKEYKLYLLSNTNITHLRKVRKKIELENKVIDFEYYFDAVYFSHELHMRKPETRIYLEVLQRTGLNHADCLFIDDKIENVEAARSIGIPSYHHNPEEDIAYIFDKVLAEAHV; translated from the coding sequence ATGATTCCGACCAAACCAAAAGCTTTAATTTTCGATTTTGGCAATGTGCTGCTTAATCTTAACGAGGATTTAAGCTGGGAGGGTTTCAAGGCGATTATGGATCCTTCGCTCACCACAGATATTTTTGAGATGGTCTTCCATCCTTTTGAACGGGGAGATATTTCGGAAGACAGTTTTTTCAATAGACTTCAGAGAAGGTCCTATCACGTGCACGATGGTGCAGAATATGTAAAAATATGGAACGCAATGTTGTTGGATTTTCCTCCACATCGTTTTGAGTTTTTAAAATCATTGCGTAAGGAATACAAATTATACTTGCTCAGCAATACCAACATCACCCATCTCCGGAAAGTGAGAAAGAAAATCGAACTGGAGAATAAAGTCATTGACTTCGAATACTATTTTGATGCAGTTTACTTTTCTCACGAACTCCACATGCGAAAGCCTGAAACCCGCATCTACCTGGAGGTTCTTCAGAGAACGGGTCTCAATCATGCAGATTGCCTGTTTATTGATGACAAAATAGAAAATGTGGAAGCTGCCAGATCAATAGGAATCCCTTCCTATCATCACAATCCGGAGGAGGACATTGCTTACATTTTTGATAAAGTACTGGCGGAAGCACATGTCTAA